The Ruminococcaceae bacterium R-25 genomic interval TTCCTTTTGTAGCGCTGACAGGGCTTCACCTCAACAACTCTGTACCGATCCTTCTTATGGGCATCGTATATATTCTGTTCTCGTTCCTCCTGATCTATAAGATCATCAGGAGGCATTATCCGGAAATTTCATTGGGAATCTATTTCCTGCTTACTGCGGTATTTGTTTTCGGCACCGGTGCGTTTTACTGCGCACAGACACCGCACATCTATTCTGTCGCATTCATATCGGCACTGATGTTTACAGTGATAGCACTCTATAACTGGATATCCGCGACAGACAAGCGTTTTGCGGATCTTAGCAAGCCCCTGTCAAAGGCAAGGCTCATCTTAGGCGCTGTTTTCATGGGCCTTGCGATAGGTTCAAGGCCCGTGTTCGGATTATATGTTTTCCTCGCATTCCCGCTGTTTTATTACGAAATCAGGGAAAAACTGTTCTTCTCGAAAAAGGGTATTGCCAACACGCTCTGCGTAATTGTGCCGCTCCTTCTTATCGGTTCTGCGGTCCTTTATTTCAACAAGATACGTTTCGGCAGCTTTTTCGATTTCGGAAACACATATAACCTCTCCGAGATGGATCTCCAGAACAGGCATTTTGGCATAAGAAGGCTCTGGCTGGGGTTCTTTGAATACCTGTTCCAGCCATTGAAGATCACAGGCAAGTTCCCTTATATCGAGAGTGTTTTCGACTACCAGAAGACTGATACTGACTATATGGGATATTTGTTCTTCGATCCCGTCTACGGCGGTTATTTTGCGCTTTGCCCGATCTGCCTTACGGTATTCTTCGTAAGGATATGCAAAAAGATCCTCACAGAAATGAAGGCCTATTGGTTCTGCGTTGTCTCGCTGGCATTTGCAGCGGTTCTTCTCATTTTGGACAACGAAATGACCGGCATCACGTTAAGATACCAGATGGATTTCGGAATGCTGATAGTTATACCGGCGGTCCTTATCCTTATTGCGCTCATCAGGAAGGCTGAGAATTCCGCATACAAGAAAGCGTTTAAGATCGCACTTCTCGCATTGATAGTATTAGCAGGCATCACGGTATTTAATAATCTCTTCATCATGCTGGGCAACGAAAAGGCGAGACCTCTCATGATCACAAGCCCCAGGATGTATTACTCTTTAAAGTATCTCTTTTTCTCGTTGAGATAAGGCCTCGAAAAAATATAAGTGAGGGATCCGTTTATGATCGAAGCAAAGAATCTGACCATGGTATACGGGAACGGCAATAAGGCGACCGATGATGTTTCCTTCAATATAAAAGCAGGTGAGATAGTCGGTTTTGCAGGGCCAAACGGCGCTGGAAAAACGACAGTAATAAAGATGCTTACAGGGATCTTAAAGCCGACGTTTGGCACCGCCGTGATCAACGGTTACGACATCAATAAAGAACCTCTAAAAGCCAAGATGTCATTTGCTTATATCGCCGATAATCCGGATATCCTTATCCAGCTTACAGGCCTTGAATATCTGAACTTTATTGCAGATATGTACGAAGTAAAAGAGGATGTCAGAAAAGAGAAGATAGAGATGCTCGCAGGACGCTTCGGAATGAAGGATGTCCTGAATACTCAGATGAAGGAATATTCCCACGGCATGAGACAGAAGCTCATGGTTATCTCCGCTCTCATTCACGATCCGCCGGCATGGATCCTTGATGAGCCGATGACGGGCCTTGATCCTTCGGCGGCATTCGAACTGAAGCAGATGATGAGAGAGCATGCGAAGGCAGGCAATGCCGTGCTGTTCTCGACACATGTTCTTGAAGTCGCTGAGCAGCTCTGTGACAGGATAATAATCATAAACAAGGGAAAGATAGTAAGCGAAGGAACGCTTGAATACTTAAGGCTCACCAATCCCGGAATGACTTTGGAAGAGATCTTCGTAAAGCTCACGGGCAAGCCGGAGAATGAAGCATGAACAAAGCAAGGTCGCTATACAAGGCATTCAGTTCAAACCTTGAGATGCCCAAGCCGAACGGCGAAAAGAAGGTCAAGCTCTATAACCGTTTCGGCATGATCGCTTTTATCGGCATTATGGTGCCGGTATCCTTGCTTGTGGGATATGTGACCTATGTGCTGACAGACTTTCTGTATATTCTGGACGGCAACTCTTACGGCCTTTTGACCGAACTGGATATCATATCGGCTTTCGCCATGATCTTCGGGATGCCTTTGATGTTCAGCGTGCTTTTCTTCTCATCGGATCTGTCGTTCCTTACTGCTTTGCCGGTATCGCCGGTAACGCTTTACAGAGCGAGGTTCTGGCATACATTCAAGGCAGAAAACGTAATGACTTCGAATGTCCTTTTCGCGATCTACATCGGATATTTCATAGCAGCAATAAAGCATACTGGCTTTGCGTACGCGCTTCATCCGGTAGCGCTTATAGCTTCTGTTGCCGGATTTTTCGGTTCGCTCCTGGTGCCTTTGCTCTACTGCTCGATCCTGGCGCTTTTTCTTATGCTTGTCTTAAGGAAGATCAACAGGACAGATATCTACTATCACACGGCGCTTGTGCTGTTTATCGCATTTGCCCTGATGTTCTTTTTGTCCTTCAGGAGCTACGGAAAGATCAGCATGGCAAATTACCTGGATTCACTAGTAATTGGCGATAACGAATTCACTTCGATATGTAATGTTTTGTTCCCGACGAACTATCTGACGACACTTGCGATCAGGACTCACAGGATATTGCCTCTCATAGTCTCGGTTCTTTTCGTCGCTACAATCTACGGATTGTCTGTCTTTACGGCATTTCTTACTTACCGCAAAGGCCTTTTTGCCGCTGCTGTTACAAGTGACAGAAAAGTTCACCGCAAAGTGCATTCCGGAGCTGGCAGCCACAGGATATTTGCTTCGCTCGTGATAAAGGAATTCAAGGTACTTATGAGGACAATGACATACAGGATGAACTGCGTTTACGCAAATCTATTGTGGCCCGTTGCCTCCGTTATCTTTGTTACCCAGGCGCCGAGGCTCGAGGTCATTAAGATATTCAGATATAACCTTAAGACGGGCGATGCGTTAAGCCATGTGATCCTTTTTTCTGCGGTCATAGCGATGGCATTTATATCTTCGGGCCTGAACTCGATCGCATCGACTTCATTTACAAGGGAAGGCAAACACCTGGATATGCTCAAATATCTTCCTGCGCCTTTGGACAAACAGATCAAGGCTAAGGTCCTTATCGCGGTCCTCTTCACGTTCATTCCCGTGCTGGTCTCTGTGATCATCGTGGCGGCAGGCCTGGGCGTTTTTTACATGCTCCCGTTATACACTATCGTGTCTCTTGCGGGCATACTTACTGCGACGATGGTGGGTGTCATAATGGATTCCATCTCGCCTTACACGGTCTGGTCTGACGAATTAAGCGCACTTCGAGGCAATCTCAACTGTTTCTTCAATCTCGCTGCCGAGATGGTCGGCGCACTTGTCATCGGAGGCATTTCCTATGGTCTTTACATGATCTCGAAAAATGCCTTCGTCACTATTCCCGTGATCTCCGCAGTGCTCATC includes:
- a CDS encoding ABC-2 type transport system ATP-binding protein, which encodes MIEAKNLTMVYGNGNKATDDVSFNIKAGEIVGFAGPNGAGKTTVIKMLTGILKPTFGTAVINGYDINKEPLKAKMSFAYIADNPDILIQLTGLEYLNFIADMYEVKEDVRKEKIEMLAGRFGMKDVLNTQMKEYSHGMRQKLMVISALIHDPPAWILDEPMTGLDPSAAFELKQMMREHAKAGNAVLFSTHVLEVAEQLCDRIIIINKGKIVSEGTLEYLRLTNPGMTLEEIFVKLTGKPENEA
- a CDS encoding ABC-2 type transport system permease protein, with the protein product MNKARSLYKAFSSNLEMPKPNGEKKVKLYNRFGMIAFIGIMVPVSLLVGYVTYVLTDFLYILDGNSYGLLTELDIISAFAMIFGMPLMFSVLFFSSDLSFLTALPVSPVTLYRARFWHTFKAENVMTSNVLFAIYIGYFIAAIKHTGFAYALHPVALIASVAGFFGSLLVPLLYCSILALFLMLVLRKINRTDIYYHTALVLFIAFALMFFLSFRSYGKISMANYLDSLVIGDNEFTSICNVLFPTNYLTTLAIRTHRILPLIVSVLFVATIYGLSVFTAFLTYRKGLFAAAVTSDRKVHRKVHSGAGSHRIFASLVIKEFKVLMRTMTYRMNCVYANLLWPVASVIFVTQAPRLEVIKIFRYNLKTGDALSHVILFSAVIAMAFISSGLNSIASTSFTREGKHLDMLKYLPAPLDKQIKAKVLIAVLFTFIPVLVSVIIVAAGLGVFYMLPLYTIVSLAGILTATMVGVIMDSISPYTVWSDELSALRGNLNCFFNLAAEMVGALVIGGISYGLYMISKNAFVTIPVISAVLILSGMICVFKGISKARKNIKLLK